A window from Triticum aestivum cultivar Chinese Spring chromosome 6D, IWGSC CS RefSeq v2.1, whole genome shotgun sequence encodes these proteins:
- the LOC123145471 gene encoding poly [ADP-ribose] polymerase 2-A-like, giving the protein MWLRSYCGEVKLAGLMVEAFGFTGDMAECYSKKYTWLEMDYGRSDKETKEDFCCQSDKRGKAGDSDISMMKQQMMEIGL; this is encoded by the exons ATGTGGTTAAGAAGCTATTGTGGAGAGGTGAAGTTAGCAGGGCTGATGGTGGAAGCTTTCGGATTTACTGGAGATATGGCAGA GTGTTACTCAAAGAAATACACCTGGCTTGAAATGGACTATGGTAGAAGTGACAAGGAGACG AAGGAAGACTTTTGTTGTCAATCAGATAAAAGAGGCAAAGCTGGAGACTCCGATATTAGCATGATGAAGCAGCAAATGATGGAAATAG GGCTATGA